The Syngnathus typhle isolate RoL2023-S1 ecotype Sweden linkage group LG1, RoL_Styp_1.0, whole genome shotgun sequence genome includes a window with the following:
- the LOC133157414 gene encoding uncharacterized protein LOC133157414, with protein sequence MFCIFFFLIATSASVYSRNFWSASDEAIAPESSTQNPLVSVTFQRDPNRKQKYLEAEPKALGLRAGLGMQILSTVASFFNSSRFAISVTLAVYACKVVNCCGPAGKMPVITVQTPPPAES encoded by the exons AtgttctgcatttttttttttttgattgcaaCATCAGCATCAGTTTACAGCCGTAACTTTTGGTCTGCTTCAGATGAAGCTATTGCGCCGGAGTCTTCGACCCAAAACCCGCTGGTGAGCGTCACATTCCAACGAGATCCGAACAGAAAGCAGAAGTACCTGGAGGCTGAGCCTAAAGCTCTCGGG ctGAGGGCCGGTTTGGGGATGCAGATATTGTCCACCGTCGCCTCCTTCTTCAAC TCGTCCAGGTTCGCCATCTCCGTCACGCTGGCCGTTTACGCCTGCAAGGTGGTCAACTGCTGCGGGCCCGCTGGCAAAATG CCTGTGATCACGGTGCAGACCCCGCCGCCTGCCGAGTCCTGA
- the slx1b gene encoding structure-specific endonuclease subunit SLX1 isoform X1, with protein sequence MAEEVENFFGVYMLYCLNPKFKGRIYIGFTVNPERRIRQHNAGRHKGGAKRTSGKGPWEMVLVIHGFPSDIAALTFEWAWQNPHSSRRLAHVSRRTRKESSLQFHWRVVSNMLRVAPWSRLPLTARWLKQEYKVDFEPALRPPPHVSVTFGPVRAKKQRLVDTCEEQEVTSRCFLCQGLVMTREKLSCVHASCGMRSHVICLAKRFLRPEPSHLLPVEGRCPSCRRAVLWGDLIRLKRGCADLTASHVSHPDAIHTHQACPLMLAHLTGNLFMGTFRLPQDKWTNELETRNSPFPTIQFPAHII encoded by the exons ATGGCGGAGGAGGTGGAAAACTTCTTTGGCGTCTACATGCTATACTGCCTCAACCCCAAATTTAAAGGGCGAATCTACATCGGCTTCACGGTGAACCCTGAACGCAGGATTCGACAACATAACGCCGGGCGACACAAAGGAGGTGCCAAGAGGACCAGCGGTAAAGGACCATG GGAGATGGTCCTCGTCATACATGGCTTTCCCTCGGACATTGCTGCCTTGACA TTTGAGTGGGCGTGGCAAAACCCGCACTCCTCCAGGCGTCTGGCCCACGTCTCCCGCCGCACCAGGAAGGAGTCCAGCCTGCAGTTCCACTGGCGCGTGGTCTCCAACATGCTGCGCGTGGCCCCATGGAGCAGGCTCCCGCTGACGGCCCGCTGGCTCAAGCAGGAGTACAAAGTGGACTTTGAGCCCGCTCTGCGCCCACCGCCGCACGTCTCCGTCACCTTCGGGCCTGTCCGAGCCAAGAAGCAGCGGCTGGTGGACAcgtgtgaagagcaggaggtGACTTCCAGGTGTTTTCTCTGCCAAGGCCTGGTCATG ACTCGAGAAAAGCTCAGTTGCGTCCACGCGTCGTGCGGAATGCGCAGCCACGTGATCTGCCTGGCCAAGCGTTTCCTGCGGCCCGAGCCGTCCCACCTGCTGCCCGTGGAGGGCCGCTGTCCGTCCTGCCGCCGCGCCGTGCTATGGGGGGACCTCATCCGACTCAAGCGAGGTTGCGCCGACTTGACCGCATCCCACGTAAGTCACCCTGACGCTATTCACACGCATCAAGCATGTCCACTCATGTTGGCTCATTTAACGGGAAATCTCTTCATGGGGACTTTCCGTCTCCCACAGGACAAGTGGACAAATGAACTGGAGACAAGAAATAGCCCATTTCCAACAATCCAGTTCCCCGCCCACATTATTTAA
- the slx1b gene encoding structure-specific endonuclease subunit SLX1 isoform X2: MAEEVENFFGVYMLYCLNPKFKGRIYIGFTVNPERRIRQHNAGRHKGGAKRTSGKGPWEMVLVIHGFPSDIAALTFEWAWQNPHSSRRLAHVSRRTRKESSLQFHWRVVSNMLRVAPWSRLPLTARWLKQEYKVDFEPALRPPPHVSVTFGPVRAKKQRLVDTCEEQEVTSRCFLCQGLVMTREKLSCVHASCGMRSHVICLAKRFLRPEPSHLLPVEGRCPSCRRAVLWGDLIRLKRGCADLTASHDKWTNELETRNSPFPTIQFPAHII, translated from the exons ATGGCGGAGGAGGTGGAAAACTTCTTTGGCGTCTACATGCTATACTGCCTCAACCCCAAATTTAAAGGGCGAATCTACATCGGCTTCACGGTGAACCCTGAACGCAGGATTCGACAACATAACGCCGGGCGACACAAAGGAGGTGCCAAGAGGACCAGCGGTAAAGGACCATG GGAGATGGTCCTCGTCATACATGGCTTTCCCTCGGACATTGCTGCCTTGACA TTTGAGTGGGCGTGGCAAAACCCGCACTCCTCCAGGCGTCTGGCCCACGTCTCCCGCCGCACCAGGAAGGAGTCCAGCCTGCAGTTCCACTGGCGCGTGGTCTCCAACATGCTGCGCGTGGCCCCATGGAGCAGGCTCCCGCTGACGGCCCGCTGGCTCAAGCAGGAGTACAAAGTGGACTTTGAGCCCGCTCTGCGCCCACCGCCGCACGTCTCCGTCACCTTCGGGCCTGTCCGAGCCAAGAAGCAGCGGCTGGTGGACAcgtgtgaagagcaggaggtGACTTCCAGGTGTTTTCTCTGCCAAGGCCTGGTCATG ACTCGAGAAAAGCTCAGTTGCGTCCACGCGTCGTGCGGAATGCGCAGCCACGTGATCTGCCTGGCCAAGCGTTTCCTGCGGCCCGAGCCGTCCCACCTGCTGCCCGTGGAGGGCCGCTGTCCGTCCTGCCGCCGCGCCGTGCTATGGGGGGACCTCATCCGACTCAAGCGAGGTTGCGCCGACTTGACCGCATCCCAC GACAAGTGGACAAATGAACTGGAGACAAGAAATAGCCCATTTCCAACAATCCAGTTCCCCGCCCACATTATTTAA
- the zgc:112271 gene encoding bolA-like protein 2, with protein MAITPDHIRDKLKTELAADYVDVEDMSPNRCATSFKVLVVSSQFEGKPLLQRHRMVNTCLAEELKDIHALEQKTLTPEQWEKQKSK; from the exons ATGGCCATAACACCTGATCACATCCGGGATAAACTTAAAACGGAGCTCGCGGCGGATTATGTG GACGTGGAGGACATGTCCCCCAACAGATGTGCAACGAGCTTTAAAGTGCTTGTCGTGTCTTCCCAGTTTGAGGGCAAGCCTCTCTTACAGAGACACAG GATGGTGAATACCTGCTTAGCAGAGGAGCTAAAAGACATCCACGCGTTGGAGCAGAAGACCCTCACGCCAGAACAGTGGGAGAAACAAAAGTCGAAATGA
- the LOC133158543 gene encoding transforming protein p68/c-ets-1-like: MNVANPCAPPTSLVIDSCHSAQDPSPLLSPPHIKAICPLPASRLPLQVSPVVASHTAMDCGVYGTDPLEVPPLTPTSKEVLCEALRATFAGFTQERLAHRFPQDPTLWSEWEVNHWLDWCRAEFGLHSLGSDLKGMRGHELCRLDRENFLSLMSDCTAGEILWEHLEIMRRDHDGDCGAVLPMCVVSSPCQPPNNTESDSEAEMSQGSALMWTSGVHRTEATADGSLCGDTFALAQPYKTFKEYMSNKADVGSAVIPAAILAGYTGSGPIQLWQFLLELLTDRSCQSCISWTGDGWEFKLTDPDEVALLWGRRKHKPKMNYEKLSRGLRYYYDKNIIRKTVGKRYVYRFVCNLQGLLGYQPGELHAMLDVGSAN; this comes from the exons ATGAATGTAGCCAACCCATGTGCCCCTCCCACTTCCTTAGTGATTGACAGTTGTCACTCAGCGCAagacccctcccctctcctctcGCCCCCTCATATTAAAGCCATCTGCCCCCTCCCAGCCAGTCGCCTTCCACTTCAGGTCTCACCTGTTGTCGCCTCACACACTGCTATGGACTGCGGCGTTTATG GGACGGATCCCCTGGAGGTTCCGCCTCTCACCCCGACCAGCAAAGAGGTTCTGTGCGAAGCTCTCCGAGCCACTTTTGCCGGTTTCACCCAGGAGCGACTCGCCCATCGTTTCCCTCAAG atCCCACTTTATGGTCCGAATGGGAGGTCAACCACTGGCTGGACTGGTGCCGGGCCGAGTTCGGGCTGCACTCGTTGGGCTCGGACCTGAAGGGCATGCGGGGTCACGAGCTGTGTCGACTGGACCGCGAGAATTTCCTCAGCCTCATGTCCGACTGCACCGCCGGCGAGATTCTGTGGGAGCACTTGGAGATCATGAGACGGG ATCACGACGGAGACTGCGGTGCTGTGCTGCCAATGTGCGTCGTGTCATCTCCTTGCCAGCCTCCGAACAATACAG AAAGCGACTCCGAAGCCGAAATGTCTCAGGGTAGCGCTCTGATGTGGACGAGCGGCGTCCACCGAACCGAAGCCACGGCGGACGGGAGCCTTTGCGGGGACACCTTCGCTCTGGCGCAACCCTACAAAACCTTCAAGGAGTACATGAGCAACAAAGCTGACGTCGGCTCAGCCGTCATCCCTGCAGCCATCCTCGCCGGTTACACCG GAAGCGGCCCCATCCAGCTGTGGCAGTTCTTACTGGAGCTGCTGACCGACCGCAGCTGCCAGTCGTGCATCAGCTGGACCGGAGACGGCTGGGAGTTCAAGTTGACCGACCCGGACGAG GTGGCGCTGCTTTGGGGCCGGCGCAAACACAAGCCCAAGATGAACTACGAGAAGCTGAGCCGCGGCCTGCGCTACTACTACGACAAGAACATCATCCGCAAGACGGTGGGCAAGCGCTACGTTTACCGCTTCGTCTGCAACCTGCAGGGGCTGCTGGGATACCAGCCCGGCGAGCTGCACGCCATGTTGGACGTCGGGAGCGCAAATTAA